From a single Leishmania infantum JPCM5 genome chromosome 36 genomic region:
- a CDS encoding related to elongation factor-2 kinase efk-1b isoform-like protein, whose product MEKESLEAPNSANGSFSVVNHDLVKPSDARSKTNSNATASATRPSRDRADSVRVSRQHMYVDIDQVGFCNDATSMVWVPNTGGPTSSLRTNDKASSTKGGDGFAVPSSQTRIPAIALAGYVRSSIVGDAAPVIVRGHKYVFNNSTRRWLAHPITVRVLHHNRGIHQDKYFATFAMELLDPVKPATPMLAKVYRHNIDLVSETDYYSLGQAQALCEEFAREYTCTAARSHYVKFHLPLLTNRVVVRLDMDSVLDPAVRTARKGFFSYRTQDTRQVMFFMEPNTVACEALGISFASREVDEGKCYSRGDAMWSRDIYRDIADGFSHFTYVRSRACMVAHGFVRSNGYLLDPLFHTTDSERFTMGDAGRSAMEDWVKRHRCGDTCRALGISNFNNDGERVKKAAACVNPLDMEENHYTDYLRSVRQMRVIVHMDAAQILCDYKKDSAVDTVSESSDFTPTMAALQPMPISSVSRKVTCDAVKYVFLPTRAKWMEVPMRLTVAASAVPDTVDGTYAFFAIEEVREGGRPVPMRARFLLRPEARDADYYHFGDAYCVCVTLGQVFREYCANNVFARDLDFYAAYAVRVPQANIPDYIKAAMHDSDFFARTTADSGDVMFVAEAEFQPFSPRCLPNADGVSKDAEGFDDLALRNVVDAFSHFTLHKSGNHLLVCQFKCQDGLLMHPNINTSSGCGFETLNDGQAGIDAWVRKHTCNEVCKFLGMEPLPRQLKLYDISSSPLMRYIRHMQEHKMDSDEMLELAPPSRRMSDRMLPAASDAAASQSERARASSSATASTATAAVASFVRPTPPNSEETMLRPWVKRGCKASAASAKGTAAQRRTLTQRELMRLQSKGIDTKYIIPATRYDLNIDDLTWTSKRIFVRIVNPERGIGQGGMRVCFEITDVDPDACAESVMVAKMYRRTIKNVVEKDYFASVMVQKLSSLFAKDFNKERNEDGPLLLNVLDGAVIALDRADLHPELLAQRTGFFSYRTEDTERVVFCVEQRLLGRFTKYNGNMGEAYPTNECRLSPPAARERTMVFEAVEALSHYSLERSEGGLLVCDMQGVRNDLTDLEVHSYDGQSLDIGNFGARGIQKFALRHRCTSVCKSLNLRNLRDRHFTVTDDVKTKNRFVALFERIKEIGNMEE is encoded by the coding sequence ATGGAGAAGGAGTCCCTTGAGGCCCCGAACAGTGCGAACGGCAGCTTCTCTGTGGTAAATCACGACTTGGTAAAACCTTCTGATGCACGAAGCAAGACAAACTCGAACGCGACGGCCTCCGCCACCAGGCCGTCGCGCGACCGCGCCGACTCCGTCCGCGTTTCGCGCCAGCATATGTACGTTGATATTGACCAGGTCGGTTTTTGCAACGACGCCACTTCGATGGTTTGGGTGCCCAATACAGGCGGCCCGACGAGCAGCCTACGCACTAACGACAAGGCGTCGTCCACGAAGGGCGGTGACGGTTTCGCTGTGCCGTCGTCACAGACTCGTATTCCTGCCATCGCGCTGGCCGGCTATGTGCGGTCAAGCATCGTCGGCGATGCCGCACCGGTGATTGTGCGAGGGCACAAGTACGTCTTCAATAACAGCACCAGGCGCTGGTTGGCTCACCCCATCACAGTTCGCGTCCTGCACCACAACCGCGGCATCCATCAGGATAAATATTTCGCCACCTTCGCCATGGAGTTGCTGGACCCCGTGAAGCCGGCGACACCGATGCTTGCCAAGGTGTACCGCCACAACATCGATCTCGTCTCAGAGACCGATTACTACAGCCTTGGGCAGGCACAGGCGTTGTGCGAGGAGTTCGCACGCGAATACACGTGCACGGCCGCGCGTTCCCACTACGTGAAGTTCCACCTTCCACTTCTCACCAATCGCGTCGTGGTCCGCCTCGACATGGACTCCGTTCTCGACCCGGCCGTTCGCACCGCGCGTAAGGGCTTCTTTTCGTACCGCACCCAGGACACGAGGCAGGTAATGTTCTTCATGGAGCCAAACACAGTCGCGTGCGAGGCTCTCGGCATCTCCTTTGCATCTCGTGAAGTGGACGAGGGCAAGTGTTACAGTCGCGGCGACGCGATGTGGTCGCGCGACATCTACCGCGACATCGCAGACGGCTTCTCGCACTTCACCTACGTCAGGAGCCGCGCGTGTATGGTGGCGCACGGGTTCGTGCGCAGCAATGGGTATCTGCTAGATCCTCTGTTTCACACGACTGACAGTGAGCGGTTCACCATGGGCGATGCAGGGAGGAGCGCTATGGAGGACTGGGTCAAGCGGCATCGGTGCGGTGACACCTGCCGCGCCCTCGGCATCTCCAACTTCAACAACGACGGTGAGCGCGTCAAAAAGGCTGCCGCCTGTGTCAACCCACTCGACATGGAGGAGAATCACTATACCGATTACCTGCGGAGCGTTCGTCAAATGCGAGTGATAGTGCATATGGACGCGGCGCAGATCTTGTGCGACTACAAAAAGGATTCGGCCGTCGACACCGTCTCGGAGAGCTCTGATTTCACGCCCACAATGGCCGCCCTTCAGCCGATGCCAATTTCGTCTGTCTCGCGCAAGGTGACCTGCGATGCCGTGAAGTACGTCTTCCTGCCTACTCGCGCCAAGTGGATGGAGGTCCCGATGCGGCTTACCGTagccgcgtcggcggtgccggaTACCGTGGACGGCACGTATGCTTTCTTCGCCATCGAGGAGGTGCGTGAGGGCGGGCGTCCGGTGCCGATGCGTGCGCGATTCCTTCTGCGGCCTGAAGCGCGGGATGCGGACTACTACCACTTCGGCGACGCAtactgtgtgtgcgtgaccCTGGGCCAGGTCTTCCGCGAGTATTGCGCGAACAACGTGTTTGCGCGAGACCTCGATTTCTACGCTGCCTATGCGGTGCGTGTGCCACAGGCCAACATCCCGGACTACATCAAAGCAGCGATGCACGACTCCGACTTCTTTGCTCGCACCACGGCAGACTCCGGCGACGTGATGTTCGTTGCTGAGGCGGAGTTTCAGCCCTTCTCTCCGCGGTGTTTACCGAATGCCGACGGTGTGTCGAAGGACGCTGAAGGCTTCGACGACCTCGCGTTGCGCAACGTTGTCGACGCCTTCTCGCACTTCACGCTGCACAAGTCTGGCAATCATTTGTTGGTGTGCCAGTTCAAGTGTCAGGACGGTCTCCTCATGCACCCAAATATCAACACCTCCAGCGGTTGCGGTTTCGAGACGCTCAACGACGGTCAGGCTGGCATCGATGCATGGGTGCGGAAGCACACGTGCAACGAGGTGTGCAAGTTTCTGGGGATGGAGCCTCTGCCACGACAGTTGAAGCTGTACGACATTTCTTCGAGTCCGTTGATGCGGTACATCAGGCATATGCAGGAGCACAAGATGGATTCCGACGAGATGCTCGAGCTTGCGCCACCATCACGCAGGATGTCGGACCGAATGCTGCCGGCAGCGTCTGACGCGGCTGCCAGTCAGTCGGAGAGGGCGCGCGCGAGCTCTTCTGCCACTGCATCGACGGCgacagccgccgtcgcctcttTTGTGCGACCGACCCCACCGAACTCGGAGGAAACAATGCTCCGCCCGTGGGTGAAGAGAGGCTGTAAGGCGAGCGCTGCAAGCGCGAAGGGgactgcagcgcagcgccgcacgctgACGCAGCGGGAGCTGATGCGCCTCCAGTCGAAGGGAATCGATACGAAGTACATCATTCCCGCAACGCGCTACGACCTTAACATCGACGACCTTACGTGGACTTCCAAGCGCATCTTTGTGCGCATCGTCAACCCGGAGCGTGGCATCGGCCAGGGtggcatgcgtgtgtgttttgaGATCACAGACGTAGACCCCGATGCCTGCGCGGAATCCGTGATGGTGGCGAAGATGTACCGCCGCACGATCAAGAATGTCGTGGAGAAGGACTACTTTGCGAGTGTGATGGTGCAGAAGCTGTCCTCGCTCTTCGCAAAGGACTTCAACAAGGAGAGGAACGAAGATGGCCCCTTGCTCCTGAATgtgctggacggcgccgTCATCGCATTGGACCGTGCGGACTTGCACCCAGAactgctcgcgcagcgcacgggCTTTTTCTCCTATCGCACCGAGGACACGGAGCGGGTGGTGTTCTGCGTCGAGCAGAGGCTGCTTGGTCGCTTCACGAAGTACAACGGCAACATGGGCGAAGCCTACCCCACAAATGAATGCCGTCTCAGTCCGCCCGCCGCCCGCGAGCGCACCATGGTCttcgaggcggtggaggcgctctCGCACTATTCCCTGGAGAGGAGTGAGGGTGGCTTGCTCGTCTGCGACATGCAGGGAGTGAGGAACGACTTGACGGACCTGGAGGTGCACTCGTACGATGGCCAGAGCCTGGACATTGGCAACTTTGGCGCCCGCGGCATCCAAAAGTTTGCGCTgcgacaccgctgcaccAGCGTGTGCAAGAGTCTCAACCTCCGCAACTTGCGCGACAGGCACTTCACCGTGACAGATGATGTGAAGACGAAGAACCGTTTTGTTGCCCTTTTTGAGCGCATCAAGGAGATTGGCAATATGGAGGAGTAA
- the RPL18 gene encoding putative 60S ribosomal protein L18: protein MGVDLTGISKKSRVIRHHTYSTNPYIKLLIKLYKFLAKRTSSGFNKVVYQRLIKSRSNRAPISLSRIAVVMKRKAVFTAKSKAAPIAVVVGDVLDDVRMARIPAMRVCALRFSKSARQSIVAAGGECLTFDQLAMIAPTGKNTYLLRGRKSGRESVRHFGASGVPGSHSKPYATNRGKETKRGRRTGRSYKRKAFRHV, encoded by the coding sequence ATGGGCGTGGATCTGACCGGCATCTCCAAGAAGAGTCGTGTGATTCGCCATCACACGTACTCGACGAACCCCTACATCAAGCTGCTGATCAAGCTGTACAAGTTCCTCGCGAAGCGCACAAGCTCTGGCTTCAACAAGGTCGTGTACCAGCGCCTGATCAAGAGCCGCAGCAACCGCGCTCCGATCTCGCTGagccgcatcgccgtcgtcatgAAGCGCAAGGCTGTCTTCACCGCGAAGAGCAAGGCGGCCCCGATCGCCGTCGTGGTCGGTGACGTCCTGGATGATGTGCGCATGGCCCGCATCCCCGCGATGCGCGTCTGCGCCCTGCGCTTCTCCAAGAGCGCGCGCCAgagcatcgtcgccgccggcggtgagTGCCTGACCTTCGACCAGCTCGCCATGATTGCTCCCACTGGCAAGAACACGTACCTGCTGCGTGGTCGCAAGTCTGGCCGCGAGTCGGTGCGCCACTTCGGCGCCTCTGGCGTGCCCGGCAGCCACTCGAAGCCTTACGCGACCAACCGCGGCAAGGAGACgaagcgcggccgccgcacggGCCGCTCGTACAAACGCAAGGCCTTCCGCCATGtctga
- a CDS encoding elongation factor-2 kinase-like protein produces MALVKTKLAAAPQPSRTPTPGSSPKEWTPPTHTHESPEHLSTDEPDVLVPAHKYVYDVKTCAWKGVDTMLRVLHPNRGLSQGTMRVCFALEELDETGFSSRMVAKMFRHNISKVVESDYFNEGEAQCICGIFAEKFNRVQVPAGFQRHIVSFLQCETVRIKLSEVPEAYQHKRSGFFSYRTTDSADILFTMEPRLAGNFTKYTNNFGDVYDGFERRQSLEEEKKRHRVLMAVEAFSHFTLVESGGSMLVCDLQGVNDFLTDPQIHTEDGKGLGMGNMGQDGIRKWMEAHVCNEVCRAIMLEPLSKGLRNFTRTAENESRVSYYQILRAKLRSQTPVRPEDIIPLSKPLSLMSDDERLEYAMRLSALLSE; encoded by the coding sequence ATGGCGCTCGTGAAGACGAAgctggctgcagcgccacagccgaGTCGCACGCCAACGCCGGGGTCTTCTCCCAAGGAGTGGACCCcgccaacacacacgcacgaaagCCCGGAGCACTTGTCCACGGACGAGCCAGATGTGCTTGTGCCGGCGCACAAGTACGTTTACGATGTGAAGACGTGTGCGTGGAAGGGGGTGGACACGATGCTTCGCGTGCTACACCCGAATCGCGGTTTGAGCCAGGGAACGATGCGGGTGTGCTTTGCGTTGGAGGAGTTGGACGAGACCGGGTTCAGCTCGCGAATGGTGGCGAAGATGTTTCGCCATAATATTTCAAAGGTGGTGGAGAGCGACTACTTCAACGAAGGCGAGGCGCAGTGCATCTGCGGCATTTTCGCAGAGAAGTTCAACCGGGTGCAAGTGCCGGCGGGATTTCAGCGGCACATCGTCTCGTTCCTGCAGTGCGAGACGGTGCGCATCAAGCTGAGCGAGGTGCCGGAGGCGTACCAGCACAAACGATCGGGCTTTTTCTCATACCGCACAACTGACTCTGCCGACATCCTCTTCACAATGGAGCCGCGCCTAGCAGGGAACTTCACCAAGTACACAAACAACTTTGGTGACGTGTACGATGGCTTTGAGAGGCGGCAGAGtttggaggaggagaagaagcggcatCGCGTACTCATGGCGGTAGAGGCCTTCTCGCATTTTACCCTGGTGGAAAGTGGCGGCTCGATGCTCGTGTGCGATCTGCAAGGCGTTAATGACTTCCTTACCGACCCGCAAATTCACACGGAGGACGGCAAGGGACTTGGCATGGGCAACATGGGGCAGGATGGTATCCGAAAGTGGATGGAGGCTCACGTGTGCAACGAGGTGTGCAGAGCAATAATGCTCGAACCGCTTTCCAAAGGCCTGAGGAACTTCACGCGAACGGCGGAGAATGAGAGTCGCGTAAGCTACTATCAGATTCTCCGAGCCAAGCTGCGCAGCCAGACCCCGGTGCGCCCCGAGGACATCATTCCGCTGTCAAAgccgctctctctcatgTCCGATGATGAGCGGTTGGAGTACGCCATGCGGCTCTCGGCGCTGTTGTCGGAGTGA
- a CDS encoding putative ABC1 protein, giving the protein MMRASQPCRDAPLCNIARGLQRIASAMLASTRGSEAGVVSGAASAASWTANSADGSVDPEVAQRYTSSSLTLPVDVAEDLSQPTTPKDMQYKRVPSSRVGRAAGFASLFMQLGWEKMAGSIPASGLLSERGHQHIVDTLCRMRGAVLKLGQMLSIQDESTIPPHVAALFERVRDQAFAMPPAQLHHTLAKEFGNANWRTDLFDAFDDTPVAAASIGQVHRATLRPGAAGTDPTEPPVVVAVKVQYPGVAQSIDSDVANLKMLMSFGVLPPGMFVDKILQELRKELSAECRYTLEASKQMRYRDLVAADPALSSLFYVPKVYQAITTDQVLVSEYVRGVTIDQIGKRPDVPQELRNYIAENFMALTLKELFVWRFMQTDPNFSNFLYNAKDKRVYLLDFGASREYSREFVDDYLDVVTAAATKDCESIIAKSITLGFLTGQEVQEMLDAHCASVLLLGKPFQDRAHPFDFAAQSLPCLIQANVPTMVKLRLRPPPSPVYSLHRRLSGAILLATKFKATIQSGRLFWDIHDQLRK; this is encoded by the coding sequence ATGATGCGTGCATCTCAGCCATGTCGCGATGCCCCACTGTGCAATATCGCTCGCGGGCTGCAGCGCATTGCTTCGGCAATGCTCGCGAGCACTCGTGGGTCGGAGGCTGGCGTGGTCTCTGGTGCCGCGTCCGCTGCGTCATGGACAGCAAACTCGGCGGATGGATCAGTAGATCCTGAAGTTGCGCAGCGTTACACGTCTTCTTCCTTGACGCTGCCGGTGGATGTGGCAGAGGATTTGTCGCAGCCAACGACGCCCAAGGATATGCAGTACAAGCGTGTGCCGTCCTCGCGGGTTGGTCGCGCGGCAGGCTTTGCCTCGCTCTTCATGCAACTTGGCTGGGAGAAGATGGCCGGCAGTATTCCAGCGAGCGGGTTGCTCTCCGAGCGCGGCCATCAGCACATTGTCGACACTCTGTGTCGCATGCGGGGTGCCGTGCTGAAGCTGGGCCAGATGCTGAGTATCCAGGACGAGAGCACGATTCCACCTCACGTCGCGGCCCTCTTTGAACGGGTGCGCGATCAGGCGTTTGCGATGCCGCCCGCGCAGCTTCACCACACGCTTGCCAAGGAGTTCGGCAACGCAAACTGGCGCACCGATCTGTTCGACGCCTTTGACGATACCCCCGTAGCAGCGGCGAGCATTGGCCAAGTGCATCGTGCAACCTTGAGGCCAGGAGCCGCGGGAACTGACCCGACAGAGCCCCCCGTAGTGGTCGCGGTAAAGGTGCAGTACCCAGGTGTGGCGCAAAGCATCGACTCGGATGTGGCGAACCTGAAGATGCTCATGTCTTTcggtgtgctgccgccgggTATGTTCGTGGACAAGATTCTGCAAGAGCTGCGCAAGGAGCTTAGCGCCGAATGTCGGTACACCCTGGAGGCATCGAAGCAGATGAGGTACCGCGACCTGGTCGCCGCTGACCCCGCTCTCTCAAGCCTCTTCTACGTCCCCAAAGTCTACCAAGCCATCACCACTGATCAGGTACTCGTCAGCGAGTATGTGCGCGGAGTCACAATCGACCAGATCGGCAAGCGGCCTGATGTTccgcaggagctgcgcaactACATTGCTGAGAACTTCATGGCGTTGACACTGAAAGAGTTGTTTGTGTGGCGGTTCATGCAGACGGATCCGAACTTCTCCAACTTTCTGTATAACGCAAAGGACAAGCGAGTGTATCTGCTTGACTTTGGCGCGTCTCGCGAGTATTCGAGAGAGTTCGTGGACGATTACCTCGATGTcgtcacggcagccgccaccaaAGATTGCGAGTCGATCATCGCGAAGAGCATCACGCTGGGCTTTCTCACGGGCCAGGAGGTGCAGGAGATGCTCGACGCGCACTGCGCCAGTGTGCTACTGCTGGGTAAGCCGTTCCAGGATCGAGCGCACCCCTTCGACTTTGCCGCCCAGAGCTTGCCGTGCCTCATTCAGGCAAATGTGCCGACTATGGTGAAGCTTCGCCTGcgcccaccaccgtcgccggtgtactcgctgcaccggcgcctcagcggcgccatccTCCTCGCGACCAAGTTCAAGGCGACCATTCAGAGCGGAAGGCTCTTCTGGGACATCCATGATCAGCTGCGGAAGTGA
- a CDS encoding myosin heavy chain kinase a-like protein: protein MNPATQDAAAAEEESPVVCTAKKYIFDLHSYAWKESDCLIRIPRPHKGMGHGGMRVCYAVEDVDEEGAGTPMVAKMFRRNISDVVEKDYFNEGAAQCMCEEFANNFNRIHLTNIHKPNISFLQCYVVRIPRDSIPVASQKKRTGFFSYKTQDTGEVMFVMEPMLSGKFTKYNSNYGETYREDKKAALTSSEAKRRTEVFEAAEAFSHFTLVESGGSMLVCDLQGVNDFLTDPQIHTEDGKGLGMGNMGQEGIDKWIEKHECNEICRALGLQPLLGAVPSSTACAKEENLNLGLRAQLQSQNPVRLRDLVPLTKPLEEMTEAERIEYALKVSRLTD, encoded by the coding sequence ATGAACCCCGCCACCCaagacgctgcggcggcggaggaggagtcgCCGGTGGTGTGCACCGCAAAGAAGTACATCTTTGACCTGCACTCCTACGCTTGGAAAGAAAGCGACTGCCTTATCCGAATTCCTCGCCCGCACAAGGGCATGGGCCACGGTGGCATGCGAGTCTGTTACGCTGTGGAGGACGTGGATGAGGAGGGAGCTGGGACACCGATGGTGGCCAAGATGTTTCGCCGCAACATCAGTGACGTTGTAGAGAAAGACTACTTCAACGAGGGAGCCGCGCAGTGCATGTGCGAAGAGTTTGCGAACAACTTCAACCGCATTCACCTCACCAACATTCACAAGCCGAACATCTCTTTTCTGCAGTGTTACGTAGTCCGCATCCCTCGCGACAGCATCCCGGTGGCTTCCCAGAAGAAGCGTACTGGTTTTTTCTCTTACAAGACTCAGGATACGGGGGAGGTGATGTTTGTGATGGAGCCGATGCTGAGCGGCAAATTCACCAAGTACAACAGCAACTATGGCGAAACCTACCGTGAAGACAAAAAAGCAGCCCTTACGTCGTcggaggcgaagcggcgAACGGAGGTCTTTGAAGCCGCAGAGGCCTTCTCGCATTTTACCCTGGTGGAAAGTGGCGGCTCGATGCTCGTGTGCGATCTGCAAGGCGTTAATGACTTCCTTACCGACCCGCAAATTCACACGGAGGACGGCAAGGGACTTGGCATGGGCAACATGGGGCAGGAGGGTATCGACAAGTGGATAGAGAAGCACGAATGCAATGAGATCTGTCGCGCGCTGGGTCTGCAGCCTTTGCTTGGCGCCGTGCCCAGCTCGACGGCATgcgcgaaggaggagaatCTCAATCTTGGTCTGCGCGCCCAGCTGCAGAGCCAAAACCCTGTCCGTTTGCGCGATTTAGTTCCCCTGACCAAGCCGCTCGAGGAGATGACAGAGGCGGAACGCATCGAGTACGCCTTGAAAGTCTCACGTCTCACAGATTAG